Proteins from a genomic interval of Candidatus Hydrogenedentota bacterium:
- a CDS encoding DUF1559 domain-containing protein codes for MKRSIRGFTLIELLVVIAIIGILAAILLPALARARESARRASCQNNLKQLGLTFKMYAGEAQGAFPAVKSTNCDGTPTEGMAAVPDMTAVYPEYLSDFNVLVCPSASFAGAPEDLWDEGNNPSTAWEHARGEGHLPLAGNGRVEPCEVYDHPYIYFGWALDAGLLGRAEAIEAFHVALLEEPDGLIHRLEANPAAAHEDWRLPAPLLPGTPDTVYRLREGIERFLITDINNPGGAAQAQSTLAVMWDSLGHEAGHFNHVPGGCNVLYMDGHVEFLRFNPMQTEPNTGNAFPVNGGGLVIHEATHGGHDEHEH; via the coding sequence ATGAAAAGAAGCATTCGGGGGTTTACCCTGATCGAACTGCTGGTGGTCATCGCGATCATCGGCATATTGGCGGCGATCCTGCTGCCCGCGCTGGCGCGGGCGCGCGAGTCCGCGCGGCGGGCATCGTGCCAGAACAACCTGAAACAGCTCGGCCTGACCTTCAAGATGTACGCCGGGGAGGCGCAGGGGGCCTTCCCCGCCGTAAAATCCACCAACTGCGACGGCACACCCACCGAGGGGATGGCCGCCGTTCCCGACATGACGGCGGTGTACCCGGAGTATTTGTCGGACTTCAACGTGCTGGTGTGCCCGAGCGCCTCTTTCGCCGGCGCGCCGGAGGATCTGTGGGACGAGGGCAACAACCCCTCGACGGCATGGGAGCACGCGCGCGGGGAGGGACACCTGCCGCTGGCCGGGAACGGCCGTGTGGAGCCCTGCGAGGTCTACGACCACCCGTACATCTACTTCGGCTGGGCGCTGGACGCGGGGCTCCTCGGCCGCGCCGAGGCCATCGAGGCCTTCCATGTCGCCCTGCTGGAGGAGCCGGACGGGCTCATCCACCGGCTGGAGGCGAATCCTGCCGCAGCGCATGAGGACTGGCGGCTTCCCGCGCCGCTACTTCCCGGCACGCCGGACACGGTGTACCGCCTGCGCGAGGGCATTGAGCGCTTCCTCATCACGGACATCAACAATCCGGGCGGGGCGGCCCAGGCGCAGTCCACCCTGGCGGTGATGTGGGACAGCCTCGGCCACGAGGCGGGCCATTTCAACCATGTGCCCGGGGGGTGCAACGTGCTCTACATGGACGGCCATGTGGAGTTTCTGCGGTTTAACCCCATGCAGACGGAGCCGAACACGGGGAACGCCTTCCCGGTGAACGGCGGCGGACTCGTCATCCACGAGGCCACCCACGGCGGCCATGACGAGCACGAGCACTGA